The [Eubacterium] siraeum genome contains a region encoding:
- a CDS encoding response regulator transcription factor, with product MSTILLVEDNPHIMKINSSCLSMEDYSVLEAADAAQCRYMLSNNDVDLVILDIMLPDGDGISLCREIKAKYDIPILFLSALSENDDIITALRAGGDDYLPKPYDIQVLIARVEARLRSVRKDKRYISFGRLRLDTVSMAAYFADNDLLTTQKEFSILLMLARNIGSTVPKAELYENVWGLPYSDNANALFTAVSRLNKKLDDSKADVTITYERGKGYALESI from the coding sequence GTGAGTACGATTCTGCTTGTAGAGGACAATCCGCATATAATGAAGATAAACAGTTCGTGTCTTTCTATGGAGGATTACAGCGTTCTTGAGGCGGCAGATGCGGCGCAGTGCCGTTATATGCTGTCGAATAACGATGTCGATCTTGTGATACTTGATATAATGCTCCCTGACGGTGACGGAATATCGCTTTGCCGTGAGATAAAGGCAAAATACGATATTCCGATACTGTTCCTGTCCGCACTCAGCGAAAACGATGATATTATAACGGCACTGAGAGCAGGCGGCGATGATTATCTGCCGAAGCCCTACGATATACAGGTGCTTATTGCAAGGGTAGAGGCTAGGCTTCGCTCCGTACGGAAAGATAAGCGTTATATCTCGTTCGGAAGGCTCAGACTTGACACGGTTTCAATGGCGGCATATTTTGCCGACAACGACCTGCTCACCACCCAGAAAGAGTTCTCGATTCTGCTTATGCTTGCCCGTAATATCGGCAGTACAGTGCCGAAAGCCGAGCTTTATGAAAATGTGTGGGGTCTGCCGTATTCCGACAACGCAAATGCGCTGTTCACGGCGGTTTCACGGCTCAATAAAAAGCTCGATGATAGCAAAGCCGATGTGACTATCACCTACGAAAGAGGTAAAGGCTACGCACTTGAAAGTATATAG
- a CDS encoding D-alanyl-D-alanine carboxypeptidase, producing MKKILRFASALLCGAMLLCSLSVTAFAENDDEVYDFDPNTDKIYSEAVYMVNTDTGDVVFKKNESKKMYPASTTKIMTCIIALEHLSEGALSKKVEVPYDCFNDFYEDPNYSDPSNAAIEPLQDNLTYKDCLYALMLPSACEAANILAYNIGGGSITKFIGMMNEKAKELGCTGTNFVNAHGLHNDNNYTTAEDLYKMTKYAYDKFPLFKKITSTYEYEMPKNDANPSGYSIYSTISLLRPGSVYEYEYAYGTKTGTTDEAGRCLVSAAKNQYNYILVTLGAPVKDKNGEYYDDWYSMIDALNLYKWAFTNFEMTTVVNKDEQITEVKVEMGESATHVILTPESDYTALMPKSVKESGVQKVFKAYESVQAPVKKGDILGVMDVKFKGETITTMNLVANNNVARSDVEYYIEKAKDEFDKPWFKVSAVGIVVLLICFIVTRTIENSKRRKLASKEKRRFESYAKRR from the coding sequence ATGAAGAAGATATTACGCTTTGCGTCTGCTCTGCTTTGCGGGGCTATGCTGTTATGCTCGCTTTCCGTTACCGCTTTTGCGGAAAACGACGACGAGGTATATGATTTTGACCCGAACACCGACAAGATATACAGTGAGGCTGTGTATATGGTCAACACCGACACGGGCGACGTTGTTTTCAAGAAGAACGAGAGCAAGAAAATGTACCCTGCTTCAACCACAAAAATAATGACCTGCATAATTGCGCTTGAGCATCTGTCCGAGGGGGCTTTATCAAAGAAGGTGGAAGTGCCTTATGACTGCTTCAACGATTTCTACGAGGACCCGAACTACAGCGACCCGTCAAATGCGGCGATAGAGCCGCTGCAGGACAACCTGACATACAAGGACTGTCTGTATGCGCTTATGCTCCCGTCTGCCTGTGAAGCGGCAAACATTCTTGCCTATAATATAGGCGGAGGAAGCATCACAAAGTTTATCGGAATGATGAATGAAAAAGCGAAGGAGCTTGGCTGTACCGGAACAAACTTTGTGAACGCTCACGGTCTGCATAACGACAACAACTACACAACTGCGGAAGACCTGTATAAAATGACAAAATACGCCTACGACAAGTTTCCGCTGTTCAAGAAAATAACAAGCACCTATGAATATGAGATGCCGAAAAATGACGCTAACCCCAGCGGTTACTCTATATACAGCACTATCTCACTTCTTCGTCCCGGCAGTGTTTACGAATATGAATACGCATACGGCACAAAGACGGGTACTACGGACGAAGCCGGAAGATGCCTTGTTTCAGCCGCTAAGAATCAGTACAACTATATCCTTGTGACGCTCGGCGCACCGGTAAAGGACAAGAACGGCGAATACTATGACGACTGGTATTCGATGATCGACGCACTCAACCTCTACAAGTGGGCATTCACAAACTTTGAAATGACTACTGTAGTAAACAAGGACGAGCAGATAACCGAAGTCAAGGTCGAAATGGGAGAGAGTGCAACGCACGTTATACTGACACCCGAAAGCGATTACACGGCGCTTATGCCGAAATCGGTAAAGGAATCGGGAGTGCAGAAGGTCTTTAAGGCATACGAAAGCGTACAGGCTCCCGTGAAAAAGGGCGATATACTCGGCGTAATGGACGTTAAATTCAAGGGCGAAACTATCACCACGATGAACCTTGTGGCAAACAACAATGTTGCAAGATCGGACGTGGAATATTATATAGAAAAAGCAAAGGACGAGTTCGACAAGCCGTGGTTCAAGGTTTCGGCTGTCGGAATAGTTGTACTGCTTATCTGCTTTATCGTTACAAGAACGATAGAAAACTCCAAGCGCAGAAAGCTGGCATCAAAGGAGAAGCGCCGCTTTGAAAGCTACGCTAAAAGACGCTGA
- a CDS encoding sensor histidine kinase, with protein sequence MNGNVRRNAKTAFVCVLFIIIVSLFFYLLTAGTMPEYVDIPSADKIADVDLSKEGVGIDISSGEYYTGRLYMPDDFEKGRISQGNPDDKYATFRIVLPLKKGVTYGLYGETATYAQQVYIDGKLLSEVGKVSDNAEEFVPATDRYTLYFTAQADTAEIIIRHAWFNHRTGTIQKLYLAKAPLISANDRAQTVCDGLIAGTLLAMAIFFFGMFLLGNRKRSMMWFSLTCLTAALHYLIYESKQIGVLFPYLDWYTEHKLEYITNILYFVFILLYAFAALGLRPHKHFVVTSVCSAGAILLFYIFTPSTVYTHFTVVAGAVMAVYLILSSVYICVTAVKHRLMGYIDSIIVCSTVVLTTVVYLIEGLTYFTKIFYIRSYATILFVFCNAVMLTINLSRTERRLDESKQRESQVTHMNETLEKLDRLKTDFMHNIAHEMKTPLTVMSGYAQLTEKQIEKNVVNDETLSNLETISSEAQRLSDMVTKLLSVSHNEVTAMELSRFAARDVLSDAAAVCRPILAKHGNRLVTRADNCPDIIANREMLLQVLINLAVNSGKHTENGTVTFSAEKSADGDNFAVFTVSDTGTGISREALAHLFDKGYSTDGGNGLGLYICRDIIESTGGKITADSSENGAVFRFTVPCGKEDAK encoded by the coding sequence ATGAACGGAAATGTGCGGAGAAATGCAAAAACAGCTTTTGTCTGCGTGTTGTTTATAATAATAGTTTCTTTGTTTTTCTATCTTCTTACCGCAGGCACAATGCCGGAATATGTCGATATACCGTCTGCTGACAAGATAGCGGATGTCGATTTGTCAAAGGAGGGTGTCGGTATAGATATATCCTCCGGCGAATATTACACAGGACGGCTGTATATGCCGGACGATTTTGAAAAAGGCAGAATATCGCAGGGTAATCCCGATGATAAATATGCCACATTCCGCATAGTACTGCCCCTTAAAAAAGGTGTTACCTACGGACTTTACGGAGAAACGGCGACCTATGCACAACAGGTTTATATTGACGGAAAACTGCTCAGCGAGGTCGGTAAGGTGTCCGATAATGCCGAAGAATTTGTCCCTGCGACAGACAGATACACGCTATATTTCACCGCACAGGCGGATACTGCGGAGATAATAATCCGTCACGCATGGTTTAATCACAGGACAGGCACGATACAAAAGCTGTACCTTGCAAAAGCTCCGCTTATATCCGCAAACGACAGGGCGCAGACCGTTTGCGACGGACTTATTGCGGGAACTCTGCTCGCTATGGCAATATTCTTTTTCGGAATGTTCCTTCTCGGAAACAGAAAACGCAGTATGATGTGGTTTTCACTCACCTGTCTTACTGCGGCTCTGCATTATCTCATATATGAAAGCAAGCAGATAGGCGTACTGTTCCCCTATCTTGACTGGTACACTGAGCATAAACTCGAATACATCACGAATATACTTTACTTCGTGTTTATACTGCTCTATGCCTTTGCCGCACTCGGATTAAGACCGCATAAGCATTTTGTTGTGACCTCCGTATGCTCTGCAGGTGCGATATTGCTGTTCTACATCTTTACACCGTCAACCGTTTATACGCATTTTACCGTTGTTGCAGGCGCTGTTATGGCGGTATATCTGATTCTTTCTTCTGTATATATCTGTGTTACGGCGGTAAAACACAGGCTTATGGGCTACATCGACAGCATTATAGTATGCTCAACCGTTGTACTTACCACAGTCGTTTATTTAATAGAAGGGCTTACCTACTTCACGAAGATATTCTATATCCGCTCCTATGCGACTATATTGTTCGTGTTCTGTAATGCGGTCATGCTTACTATAAATCTTTCAAGAACAGAGCGCCGCCTTGACGAATCGAAACAGCGTGAATCGCAGGTCACCCATATGAATGAAACGCTTGAAAAGCTCGACAGGCTGAAAACCGATTTTATGCACAATATCGCCCATGAAATGAAAACTCCGCTCACGGTAATGAGCGGATACGCACAGCTTACCGAAAAACAGATAGAAAAGAATGTCGTAAACGATGAAACATTGTCAAATCTTGAAACGATTTCAAGCGAGGCTCAGCGTCTGTCCGATATGGTGACAAAGCTGCTCTCGGTATCTCATAACGAGGTCACGGCAATGGAGCTGAGCAGGTTTGCCGCAAGGGACGTTCTTTCCGATGCGGCGGCGGTTTGCAGACCTATACTTGCAAAGCACGGCAACCGGCTTGTCACAAGGGCGGATAACTGCCCCGATATAATAGCAAACCGTGAAATGCTGCTTCAGGTGCTTATAAATCTGGCTGTAAATTCGGGCAAGCATACCGAGAACGGAACAGTGACATTTTCGGCAGAAAAATCCGCCGACGGTGATAATTTCGCCGTGTTCACAGTATCCGATACCGGAACGGGAATATCCCGTGAGGCGCTTGCACATCTGTTTGACAAAGGTTACAGCACGGACGGCGGAAACGGGCTGGGACTTTATATCTGCCGTGATATTATAGAATCGACAGGCGGCAAAATAACCGCAGACAGCAGTGAAAACGGAGCGGTGTTCCGCTTTACCGTACCGTGTGGAAAGGAAGATGCAAAGTGA
- a CDS encoding helix-turn-helix domain-containing protein: protein MPKAELYENVWGLPYSDNANALFTAVSRLNKKLDDNKADVTITYERGKGYALESI, encoded by the coding sequence GTGCCGAAAGCCGAACTGTACGAAAACGTGTGGGGTCTGCCGTATTCCGACAACGCAAATGCACTGTTCACGGCGGTTTCACGGCTCAATAAAAAGCTTGATGATAACAAAGCCGATGTGACTATCACCTACGAAAGAGGCAAAGGCTACGCACTTGAAAGCATATAG
- the leuS gene encoding leucine--tRNA ligase, whose amino-acid sequence MEEKKYDFSAIESKWQKYWDEHQTFKAENGSTKPKFYALVEFPYPSGAGMHVGHIKAYSGLEVVSRKRRLQGYNVLFPIGFDAYGLPTENTAIKTGVHPRKVTDNNIVKFTSQLKRVGFSFDWSRVIDTTEERYYKWTQWIFLKMFEHGLVFRDKTLVNYCPSCKVVLSNEDSQGGHCDICHSEIVQKTKEVWYLRITEYADKLLQGLETVDYLPNVKLQQENWIGKSTGAFVNFSIKENGEKLRIYTTRPDTLYGVTFMVIAPEHPIIKKYRDSIKNIADLDAYKAECSKKSEFERTQLVKDKTGVKIDGLTGVNPVTGKEIPIYISDYVMMGYGTGAIMAVPAHDTRDYEFAKKFGIDIIEVIKGGDISKEAYTGDGEMVNSGELNGITNKKDAIEKMLGVLAKLGCGEKGVQYKMKDWAFNRQRYWGEPIPIVHCPDCGIVPVPYEELPLELPPVENFQPGQDGESPLAKIDSFVHCKCPKCGKDARRETDTMPQWAGSSWYFLRYCDPNNDKEFASQEALKYWLPVDWYNGGMEHVTRHMIYSRFWHKFLYDIGEVPTPEPYAKRTAQGLILGPDGEKMSKSRGNVIDPNDVVDVYGADVLRVYVLFMGDYEQAAPWNDSSMKGCKRFLDRVWNLQNMLVRGDEYSDELRTSMHKTIKKVSEDIEKMRFNTAIAAMMSLINEITANGKINDAEMKSLLILLNPFAPHITEEMYNSLGYGILNEAQWVTYDEALCVDSTVEIVVQLCGKIKARINVPTAADKDELLKMAKEAIAQSLEGKTIRKEIVVPGKLVNIVAN is encoded by the coding sequence ATGGAAGAGAAAAAATATGACTTTTCTGCCATAGAAAGTAAGTGGCAGAAATACTGGGACGAGCATCAGACATTCAAGGCTGAAAACGGCAGTACCAAGCCGAAATTCTACGCTCTCGTAGAGTTCCCCTACCCCTCCGGCGCAGGTATGCACGTAGGTCATATCAAGGCTTATTCCGGCCTTGAGGTAGTCAGCCGCAAGAGAAGGCTTCAGGGCTACAACGTACTGTTCCCGATTGGCTTTGACGCTTACGGTCTGCCCACCGAGAACACCGCCATCAAGACCGGCGTTCATCCCCGTAAGGTCACCGATAACAACATAGTAAAATTTACCAGCCAGCTCAAGCGTGTCGGCTTCTCGTTCGACTGGTCAAGGGTCATCGACACCACCGAAGAGCGTTACTACAAGTGGACTCAGTGGATATTCCTCAAGATGTTCGAGCATGGCCTTGTATTCAGGGATAAGACGCTCGTAAACTACTGCCCGAGCTGTAAGGTCGTACTCTCAAACGAGGACTCACAGGGCGGTCACTGCGACATCTGCCACAGTGAGATAGTGCAGAAGACCAAGGAAGTATGGTACCTGCGTATCACCGAATATGCTGACAAGCTGTTACAGGGACTTGAAACGGTCGACTATCTGCCTAACGTAAAGCTCCAGCAGGAGAACTGGATAGGCAAGTCTACAGGCGCTTTCGTCAACTTCTCCATCAAGGAAAACGGCGAGAAGCTCCGCATCTACACGACCCGTCCCGACACGCTCTACGGCGTAACATTCATGGTTATTGCTCCCGAACACCCTATAATCAAGAAGTACAGGGATTCTATAAAGAACATTGCCGATCTTGACGCTTACAAGGCTGAATGCAGTAAGAAGAGCGAATTTGAAAGAACACAGCTTGTCAAGGACAAGACGGGCGTAAAGATAGACGGTCTTACCGGTGTAAACCCCGTTACCGGCAAGGAAATTCCGATATACATTTCCGACTATGTAATGATGGGATACGGCACGGGCGCTATAATGGCGGTTCCTGCTCACGATACCCGTGACTATGAATTTGCAAAGAAGTTCGGCATTGATATAATCGAGGTTATCAAGGGCGGCGACATCTCGAAGGAAGCCTACACGGGCGACGGCGAGATGGTGAATTCGGGCGAGCTGAACGGCATTACGAACAAGAAGGACGCTATCGAAAAGATGCTCGGCGTACTTGCAAAGCTCGGTTGCGGCGAAAAGGGCGTACAGTACAAGATGAAGGACTGGGCGTTCAACCGTCAGAGATACTGGGGCGAACCTATCCCGATAGTACACTGCCCAGACTGCGGAATTGTTCCCGTACCTTATGAGGAACTGCCTCTGGAGCTTCCTCCCGTTGAGAACTTCCAGCCCGGTCAGGACGGCGAAAGCCCGCTTGCAAAGATAGATTCATTCGTACACTGCAAATGCCCCAAGTGCGGCAAGGATGCACGCAGAGAAACAGATACAATGCCCCAGTGGGCAGGCTCAAGCTGGTACTTCCTGCGTTACTGCGACCCCAACAACGACAAGGAATTTGCTTCACAGGAAGCGCTCAAATACTGGCTTCCTGTTGACTGGTACAACGGCGGTATGGAGCATGTTACCCGTCATATGATCTACTCACGTTTCTGGCACAAGTTCCTTTACGATATAGGCGAAGTTCCCACTCCCGAGCCTTATGCAAAGCGTACTGCACAGGGTCTTATCTTAGGTCCTGACGGCGAGAAGATGAGCAAGTCAAGAGGCAACGTAATCGACCCGAATGACGTTGTTGACGTATACGGCGCAGACGTTCTTCGTGTATACGTTCTGTTCATGGGCGACTATGAGCAGGCTGCTCCCTGGAACGACAGCAGTATGAAGGGCTGTAAGCGTTTCCTTGACCGTGTATGGAATCTTCAGAATATGCTTGTCCGTGGCGATGAATACTCAGATGAGTTAAGAACATCAATGCACAAGACGATAAAGAAGGTCAGCGAAGATATTGAGAAGATGAGATTCAACACGGCTATCGCCGCTATGATGTCGCTTATCAACGAGATTACCGCAAACGGCAAGATTAACGATGCCGAGATGAAATCGCTGCTGATACTCTTGAATCCCTTTGCTCCCCACATCACCGAGGAAATGTACAATTCGCTCGGCTACGGCATACTGAACGAAGCGCAGTGGGTAACATACGATGAGGCACTCTGCGTTGACAGCACCGTTGAGATAGTAGTTCAGCTCTGCGGTAAGATAAAGGCTCGTATAAACGTTCCTACAGCCGCCGACAAGGACGAGCTGCTGAAGATGGCAAAGGAAGCTATCGCACAGTCGCTTGAGGGCAAGACGATCCGCAAGGAGATAGTTGTTCCCGGCAAGCTCGTAAACATCGTTGCTAACTGA